A single Metarhizium brunneum chromosome 5, complete sequence DNA region contains:
- the atnC_6 gene encoding MFS efflux pump atnC, with product METSYAPSDGHDAHTDDEVAPLVAACSPGSSPKYNRPAVLLLCGLLTVVADFGGSLTAAPEVRLLEMTVCRAFYAPRDPGVIGPPPLGYVDESLCKVADIQVSLAYLRAWKRCLDSIPGLLLTLPFGRLADRWGRKPVLMLCIAGQALAYVWFLIVCYFYDVFSPKSIWFGSLFLALGGGSRMLTAVLNSVIVDVCAEEKRSVVFYIFGAAIHITDIVALPLGSWFLSQDLWLPFKFCSPLMLMSFVIVLLLPETMTLSQYSPLVNMSRQDRERTPERKPVGQRNMADALRRLYGMARRNDGTLGWFALIFVHSFAIQSSPLLLQFASKRLEWTLARAGYLLSIRAVCAVVVLVVLVPAANLVVGRKARHPRQDGIDILVCRLTLFLLAAGNVIIGFGTSAIFIILGTIIVSFGIPFPQAMQGILGDIAQREGSSTASLYAGQALTELAGASLGTLSMATIFDLGSHLGGERELGLGMPFWASAVLFAAAFFASYISFSTLGLVRARNFTVRRDE from the exons ATGGAAACCAGCTACGCGCCGTCCGACGGCCACGACGCCCATacagacgacgaggtcgcGCCCCTCGTCGCCGCGTGCAGCCCCGGCTCGTCCCCCAAGTACAACCGGCCCGCGGTGCTTCTGCTCTGCGGCCTGCTGACCGTCGTGGCCGACTTTGGCGGCTCGCTCACGGCCGCCCCCGAGGTCCGCCTCCTCGAAATGACCGTCTGCCGGGCATTTTACGCCCCGCGCGACCCCGGCGTCATCGGGCCCCCGCCGCTCGGATACGTCGACGAGTCTCTCTGCAAGGTGGCGGATATCCAGGTGTCCCTGGCGTATCTGCGCGCTTGGAAGCGCTGCCTCGACAGCATCCCCG GTCTTCTGCTGACCCTTCCGTTTGGACGGCTGGCTGATCGATGGGGGAGGAAGCCCGTGCTGATGCTGTGCATAGCCGGCCAGGCGCTCGCCTACGTTTGGTTCCTGATCGTGT GCTACTTCTACGACGTCTTTTCTCCCAAATCCATCTGGTTCGGGTCGCTGTTTCTGGCACTGGGTGGTGGTTCGCGGATGCTCACGGCGGTGCTCAACAGCGTCATTGTCGATGTTTGCGCTGAAGAAAAACG CTCGGTGGTATTTTACATATTCGGCGCTGCTATCCATATTACCGACATTGTCGCCCTGCCTCTGGGCTCGTGGTTCCTGAGCCAAGACCTCTGGCTGCCCTTCAAGTTTTGCTCGCCCCTGATGCTTATGTCCTTTGTCATAGTACTCCTTCTTCCGGAAACCATGACACTCTCCCAGTACTCTCCCTTGGTCAACATGTCGCGGCAGGACCGGGAGAGAACACCCGAG CGTAAGCCTGTTGGACAAAGAAACATGGCAGATGCTCTTCGACGCTTGTACGGCATGGCTCGCCGTAATGACGGAACCCTGGGCTGGTTTGCCTTGATCTTCGTGCACTCCTTTGCGATCCAGTCCAGCCCTCTACTCCTTCAGTTTGCCTCGAAACGCCTAGAGTGGACGCTGGCTCGCGCTGGCTATCTCCTCTCCATTAGAGCCGTCTGTGCCGTAGTAGTCCTTGTAGTACTGGTTCCGGCAGCGAACTTGGTCGTGGGCAGGAAGGCTAGACATCCACGCCAGGACGGCATCGATATCCTCGTTTGCAGGTTGACTCTGTTTCTGCTTGCTGCGGGCAACGTAATCATTGGCTTCGGTACCAGCGCCATCTTTATCATACTTG GCACAATCATCGTGTCCTTTGGAATCCCGTTCCCACAAGCTATGCAGGGCATTCTCGGGGATATAGCCCAGCGCGAGGGCTCCAGCACGGCGAGTCTGTACGCAGGTCAGGCGCTCACGGAGCTGGCTGGGGCGTCTTTGGGGACTTTATCAATGGCGACCATCTTCGACCTCGGCTCGCATCTCGGCGGCGAGCGTGAGCTAGGCCTGGGGATGCCATTCTGGGCAAGCGCC GTCCTGTTTGCCGCGGCCTTTTTTGCAtcttatatttctttttcaaCTTTAGGACTGGTACGGGCAAGAAATTTCACAGTGCGCCGCGACGAATGA
- the BEA4_2 gene encoding Beauvericin cluster-specific repressor BEA4: MFPPTRIRITRSRNGCAVCKCKRLKCDEARPSCSRCQRLGIACPGYQKPLKWTTSLRTPGGTSSSPVASPSRPPPNWAAYSFAQPPAEPPALTTVDVSGSELLDQFTNPLVTGANGITQHDGLASDSPFDHLSGGTTPSFEQTPGPMSGGMYQPFDEDGCWPNSLLSETRSEFDMPTLFESPSQPWGSRCEMPLAQALQDHTSILVEYYFKEVCGMMSCYDSQMNPYRTTISNIWSGSQSLYYVTQSMAAACLSDVMPGLSSLGKQLRDQAALCLSMEARESQMETSSLLALVMLGMSLSWHDPDSVGQLEFEILAKTVSSSGSGQINSTLAHKHKRVFFYNSLVYWQMLLAFVTDRDSNLQGMTQNQPQPAPFEGPETSESHIPHPQTGIGIQVQRLVAKVASLVRKERNRIRNRQFASRNDIDQAKTAILDAERLHSELCAIQLPREDEIIDSGDEMTPADHLVKVAEAYRCTGLLQLYRNFPDLLSAHASLCKQKPRSVSSSTLEDSGPSSDAAFSQDVWLTGLALHILDLIQDIPTSSRSRSIQPLLFVSICSELALGRGSVSLPDVLIPPVASIAASPRFKAPATDLDVLRARKFVIARLSSFENILAAKPIRRMLLLVKETWKCMEEKQQNVYWMDVMMERGYGTLMG; this comes from the exons ATGTTCCCACCGACCCGGATCAGAATCACGAGGTCACGCAACGGGTGCGCCGTGTGCAAATGCAAGAGG CTCAAGTGCGATGAAGCCAGGCCCAGTTGCTCGCGCTGTCAGAGACTGGGCATCGCGTGCCCGGGGTACCAGAAACCATTGAAGTGGACGACAAGTTTGCGAACCCCCGGAGGGACATCGAGTTCCCCCGTGGCAAGTCCGTCGAGACCGCCTCCGAATTGGGCCGCCTACTCCTTCGCCCAGCCTCCGGCCGAACCTCCTGCCCTGACTACGGTCGACGTCTCCGGCTCCGAACTGCTGGATCAGTTCACGAACCCCCTCGTAACCGGAGCCAATGGCATAACACAGCATGATGGCCTCGCGTCGGATTCGCCGTTTGACCATCTTTCGGGGGGTACGACGCCCTCGTTTGAGCAAACTCCAGGTccaatgtctggtggcatgtACCAGCCGTTCGATGAGgatggctgctggccaaatAGTCTGTTGAGCGAGACAAGGTCGGAGTTCGACATGCCAACGCTCTTTGAGTCTCCGAGCCAGCCTTGGGGGTCTCGTTGCGAGATGCCGCTGGCGCAGGCGCTGCAGGATCACACGTCAATCCTGGTCGAGTACTATTTCAAAGAGGTGTGCGGAATGATGTCTTGCTACGACAGTCAAATGAATCCCTACAGAACAACCATTTCCAACATTTGGTCCGGCTCCCAATCGCTCTACTACGTCACCCAGagcatggctgctgcctGTCTTTCCGACGTCATGCCCGGCCTCTCTTCTCTCGGTAAGCAGCTGCGAGACCAAGCAGCCTTGTGTCTGTCGATGGAAGCTCGCGAGTCTCAAATGGAAACCTCATCCCTACTGGCACTCGTCATGCTTGGAATGAGCCTCAGCTGGCACGACCCTGACAGTGTAGGCCAGCTCGAGTTTGAAAtactggccaagacggtcTCGTCTTCGGGCAGCGGCCAGATCAACTCGACTTTGGCCCATAAACATAAAAGGGTCTTTTTCTACAACTCCCTCGTCTACTGGCAGATGCTACTCGCCTTCGTGACGGACCGCGATTCCAATCTCCAGGGCATGACCCAAAACCAACCACAGCCAGCGCCATTCGAAGGGCCGGAAACATCGGAATCACACATACCACATCCTCAAACTGGTATCGGCATCCAAGTTCAGAGGCTCGTGGCAAAAGTGGCAAGCCTTGTTAGGAAGGAAAGAAATCGCATTCGCAATCGCCAGTTTGCCTCTAGAAATGATATTGACCAAGCCAAAACCGCCATTCTTGACGCGGAGCGCCTGCACTCGGAGCTGTGCGCAATCCAGCTGCCGCGTGAGGATGAGATTATCGACTCGGGCGATGAGATGACTCCGGCAGATCATCTCGTCAAGGTCGCCGAGGCATACAGGTGTACCGGTCTACTCCAACTCTACCGCAACTTTCCAGATCTGCTGTCGGCCCATGCGTCATTATGTAAACAAAAACCCCGGTCCGTCAGCTCGAGCACCCTTGAGGATTCTGGCCCCAGCTCAGATGCAGCATTCTCACAAGACGTGTGGCTGACTGGGCTGGCCCTCCACATTCTCGACTTGATACAGGATATTCCTACATCATCGAGGAGCCGGTCCATCCAGCCGTTGCTGTTTGTGAGCATCTGCAGTGAATTGGCTCTTGGCCGCGGGTCTGTCTCGCTTCCCGACGTGTTGATACCGCCCGTGGCAAGCATTGCCGCCAGCCCGCGGTTCAAAGCGCCGGCGACTGACCTCGATGTTTTGCGTGCAAGAAAGTTTGTCATTGCGCGCCTTTCGTCGTTTGAGAATatcctcgccgccaagccCATACGGCGAATGCTGCTACTCGTTAAAGAAACGTGGAAGTGCATGGAAGAGAAACAACAGAATGTATACTGGATGGATGTCATGATGGAAAGGGGCTACGGGACCCTGATGGGGTGA
- the HNM1_5 gene encoding Choline transport protein: MEENHGTARQRRPKATAEADASLELLGIKSDLDRNSFSNLSMLGMAFAIVNTWCAIGTTVNASLPSGGPSSAVWGIVIAGGFNLCCGLSLAEFLSAYPTAGGQYHWAAVASWKSTRRAVSYITGWINLAAWVCLAGANCLLVSGIIMSYAELMYPGFQQTPWQRFLLYIAVDAIALSYNLLANRFLSHLNKYNMFFTLAGFVISLVAILACAAPNFQSAKFVFGGFINESGWPDGWAWQLGLLQGAFSVTAYDSTIHMIEEMPNPTRQGPRLIIYAIVMAVVTGFGYIAAVLAVISDVPAAISSSQPLLEIYYQATRSKAGSICLMLFPLLSFVLCAIDDMATSARIAYALARDGGMPFNRHFARVSPTVGAPVAGLLWCFAWDIVLGLIFLGSTSAFNAIISAAVVCFTVTYAIPPGINMLRGRCMLPENRSFKLPNSVGYFCNAASVAWTLLTTVLFVWPPTRPVDAVNMNYCVVAFGVIIVIAGSNWILSARKSYQPPALELVHGHHTAPVDVDQLADKAATGGMEQSSQEKLK; encoded by the exons ATGGAGGAAAACCACGGCACCGctcggcagcggcgcccCAAGGccaccgccgaggccgacgcctCCCTCGAGCTGCTGGGCATCAAGTCCGACCTTGACCGCAACTCCTTCTCCAACCTCTCGATGCTGGGGATGGCctttgccattgtcaacacGTGGTGCGCCATCGGCACGACGGTCAACGCCTCCCTGCCGTCGGGCGGGCCGAGCAGCGCCGTTTGgggcatcgtcatcgccggCGGCTTCAACCTGTGCTGCGGCCTCTCGCTCGCCGAGTTCCTCTCGGCCTATCCCACCGCCGGCGGCCAGTACCACTGGGCGGCCGTGGCGAGCTGGAAGTCGACCCGGCGCGCCGTCAGCTACATCACCGGCTGGATCAACCTCGCCGCGTGGGTGTGCCTGGCCGGCGCCAACTGCCTGCTCGTGagcggcatcatcatgagCTACGCCGAGCTCATGTACCCGGGCTTTCAGCAGACGCCGTGGCAGCGATTCCTCCTGTACAttgccgtcgacgccattgcCCTGAGCTACAACCTGCTCGCCAACCGCTTCCTGAGCCACCTGAACAAGTACAACATGTTCTTCACCCTTGCCGGCTTCGTCATCAGCCTCGTGGCCATCCTGGCCTGTGCGGCGCCCAACTTTCAGAGCGCCAAGTTTGTCTTTGGCGGATTCATCAACGAGTCCGGCTGGCCCGACGGCTGGGCCTGGCAGCTCGGTCTGCTGCAGGG GGCATTCTCCGTGACTGCATACGACTCGACGATCCACATGATCGAGGAGATGCCGAACCCGACGCGCCAGGGCCCGCGGCTCATCATCTACGCCAtcgtcatggccgtcgtCACCGGCTTCGGCTAcatcgccgccgtcctcgccgtcatcagcgATGTCCCGGCGGCCATCTCGTCCTCGCAGCCACTCCTCGAGATCTACTACCAGGCCACGCGGAGCAAGGCCGGCAGCATCTGCCTCATGCTCTTCCCGCTGCTCTCCTTTGTCCTCTGCGccatcgacgacatggccaccaGCGCGCGCATAGCCTACGCGCTCGCCCGCGACGGCGGCATGCCCTTTAACCGCCATTTCGCGCGCGTCAGCCCGACGGTCGGCGCCCCGGTGGCCGGGCTCCTCTGGTGCTTCGCGTGGGACATTGTCCTCGGGCTGATATTTCTCGGCTCGACCAGCgccttcaacgccatcatctcgGCTGCCGTCGTTTGCTTCACCGTCACCTACGCCATCCCCCCGGGCATCAACATGCTGCGCGGGCGGTGCATGCTCCCCGAGAACCGCAGCTTCAAGCTGCCCAACTCGGTGGGGTACTTTTGCAATGCCGCCAGCGTGGCCTGGACGCTGCTGACGACTGTCCTCTTTGTCTGGCCCCCGACGAGGCCGGTCGATGCGGTCAACATGAACTACTGCGTCGTCGCCTTTGGGGTCATCATTGTCATTGCCGGCTCCAACTGGATTTTGAGCGCGCGAAAGTCGTACCAGCCGCCTGCGCTCGAactcgtccatggccaccacaCGGCCCCGGTTGATGTCGACCAATTGGCGGATAAAGCTGCAACGGGCGGGATGGAACAGTCTAGCCAGGAAAAGTTAAAGTAG